A genome region from Penaeus monodon isolate SGIC_2016 chromosome 14, NSTDA_Pmon_1, whole genome shotgun sequence includes the following:
- the LOC119580647 gene encoding uncharacterized protein LOC119580647 — protein sequence MEDETTISCAQALLGSWIARFGLTEHTTSDRGASFTSELWRALAQLLGITLHFTMAYHPQANGLIKKWHHSLKTALTVHCTTVTWTWQLPWVLLGLRTMPKEDLTYSAAEMVYCQPLVVPRDFFPSDIQLEDLHRLARQFAPSRPTHRSLHLFHTPSGLDTADFIFHHDNAPCSHYPALTKVLSGSFSDLPGLSSYCSGRFNWVNTERLKPAHISALDHDTTYRTSRPAPYQTPFSPPQDPRPVVLSSSIGGRHCGRRHNHFTRHQCSLAWYSFPPHRRRLCTSEFNLWPCYWSLLFEVQD from the exons ATGGAGGATGAGACAACCATATCCTGCGCCCAGGCACTTCTCGGCTCCTGGATCGCTCGTTTCGGTCTCACGGAACACACAACATCCGATAGGGGAGCGAGTTTCACCTCAGAGCTGTGGAGGGCTCTAGCACAGCTCCTTGGCATCACTCTCCACTTCACAATGGCATatcatccacaggctaatggactTATCAAGAAATGGCATCACTCCCTCAAAACAGCCCTCACCGTCCATTGCACCACAGTCACATGGACTTGGCAGCTCCCCTGGGTGCTTCTTGGTCTTAGGACAATGCCTAAGGAGGATCTCACCTATTCTGCAGCCGAGATGGTATACTGTCAGCCCCTCGTTGTGCCCAGAGATTTTTTCCCAAGCGACATTCAGCTAGAGGACCTCCACCGGCTAGCCCGGCAATTCGCTCCCAGCAGACCCACCCATCGCTCTCTTCACCTGTTCCACACCCCATCAGGACTGGACACGGCTGATTTCATTTTTCACCACGATAATGCCCCCTGCAGCCACTATCCTGCCCTTACAAAGGTCCTTTCAGGGTCCTTCAGTGATCTCCCAGGGCTTTCAAGCTATTGTTCTGGACGGTTTAACTGGGTCAACACAGAGCGCCTTAAACCAGCACACATCAGTGCCTTGGACCATGACACCACTTACAGGACATCTAGGCCGGCCCCTTATCAGACGCCATTCTCACCCCCGCAGGATCCTCGACCTGTAGTCCTTTCTTCCTCAATAGGGGGGAGGCATTGTGGCAGACGCCACAATCACTTCACTCGGCACCAGTGCAGCCTCGCTTGGTATAGTTTCCCTCCACACCGGcg acgactctgcacctctgagttcAACTTGTGGCCCTGCTACTGGAgcctcctctttgaggtgcaggactag
- the LOC119580977 gene encoding cleavage and polyadenylation specificity factor subunit 3-like, protein MSANRPRVQVLNLPDEESDELKITPLGSGQEVGRSCHFLEFKGKKVLLDFGIHPALTGMSALPFVDHIDPEQIDLMLVSHFHLDHAGGLPWFLMRTRFRGRCFMTHPTKAIYKWLLSDYIKVSNIATEHMLYSESDLEASLNKINVINFHEEKEVNGIKFWCYHAGHVLGAAMFMIQIAGVKLLYTGDFSRQEDRHLMMAEIPQIRPDVLMIESTYGVSIHEPRESRETRFTTTVHTIVGRGGRCLIPVFALGRAQELLLILDEYWQQHPELHEVPIYYASALAKKCMSVYQTYTHAMNDRIQRQISISNPFQFKHISNLKGMDQFEDIGPCVIMASPGMMQSGLSRELFEMWCPDPKNGVIIAGYCVEGTLAKEILKEPEEVTTMSGQRLPMKCSVEYISFSAHTDFEQTSHFIRTIRPPNVVLVHGEMTEMSRLKAALEREYEASTESPVKVFNPKNLETVTFHFRGEKMAKVMGDLALQKPKENDVVSGILVKRNFNCHIISPKELGKYSDLMVSTITQRSSIHYTGSWQLLHYLLASMYGSVEVILSETAENNSLRVFDAITLVQEPPVVVLEWTASPTADMYADAVMKVILKAQDLDNSSVSVPTNMNPTFDKMHFKECLIELLQEMFGEESVPKIFKGEKLYVTVNNVKANIDLSVMKVSCESEKLQRIVQTAVTKLYESLAPVTAAV, encoded by the exons ATGTCTGCTAACCGACCAAGAGTCCAGGTTCTAAATCTTCCTGATGAAGAGAGTGATGAGTTAAAAATAACGCCACT AGGTTCTGGCCAAGAAGTAGGAAGATCATGTCACTTTCTAGAATTCAAAGGCAAGAAGGTCTTG TTGGACTTTGGGATCCATCCAGCACTGACTGGAATGAGTGCCCTGCCCTTTGTGGACCATATTGATCCTGAGCAAATTGACCTGATGTTAGTGTCACACTTTCACTTGGACCATGCTGGTGGTTTGCCATGGTTTCTTATGCGAACTCGCTTCAGAGGTCGCTGCTTCATGACTCATCCCACTAAAGCTATCTACAAGTGGCTTCTTTCTGATTATATAAAAGTCAG taATATAGCTACTGAGCACATGCTGTATTCTGAAAGTGATTTGGAGGCCTCACTAAACAAGATCAACGTTATTAATTTTCATGAGGAAAAGGAAGTTAATGGAATCAAGTTCTGGTGCTATCATGCCGGACATGTACTTGGGGCTGCTATGTTCATGATACAAATTGCTGGTGTGAAG CTCCTATATACTGGTGATTTTTCAAGACAAGAAGATCGTCACTTGATGATGGCAGAAATTCCCCAAATAAGACCAGATGTGTTAATGATCGAGTCTACATATGGTGTTAGTATCCATGAACCCCGAGAGAGTAGAGAAACAAGATTCACAACAACTGTTCACACAATTGTTGGCAGAGGTGGACGTTGTTTGATACCTGTGTTTGCACTTGGCAGGGCTCAAGAACTCCTCCTAATTTTAG ATGAATATTGGCAGCAGCACCCTGAACTTCATGAAGTGCCTATCTACTATGCATCTGCCCTGGCTAAGAAATGCATGAGTGTGTACCAGACTTACACACATGCTATGAATGACAGGATTCAGAGGCAGATCTCAATAAGTAATCCATTTCAATTTAAGCACATATCAAATTTGAAG GGTATGGATCAGTTTGAGGATATTGGGCCATGTGTTATTATGGCATCTCCAGGTATGATGCAGAGTGGACTTTCCAGGGAACTATTTGAAATGTGGTGCCCAGACCCCAAGAATGGTGTCATCATTGCAG GTTACTGTGTGGAAGGCACACTGGCTAAAGAAATTCTGAAGGAACCCGAAGAAGTAACTACAATGTCTGGACAGAGACTGCCAATGAAGTGCTCTGTGGAGTATATTTCATTTTCAGCTCACACAGACTTTGAGCAAACTTCTCACTTTATCCGCACCATACGCCCCCCAAATGTG GTGTTGGTACATGGAGAGATGACGGAAATGTCCCGTTTGAAAGCTGCATTGGAGAGGGAATATGAGGCCAGCACTGAGAGTCCTGTGAAAGTGTTCAATCCCAAGAACCTTGAGACAGTTACATTCCACTTCAGGGGTGAGAAGATGGCCAAG GTGATGGGAGATCTTGCATTACAAAAGCCTAAGGAAAATGATGTTGTCTCTGGCATTCTTGTGAAGCGCAACTTCAACTGTCACATTATTTCTCCCAAAGAGCTGGGAA AATACAGTGACTTGATGGTGTCCACCATTACCCAGAGATCAAGCATCCACTATACAGGTTCATGGCAGCTGCTTCATTATTTACTTGCATCAATGTATGGCAGTGTGGAAGTGATCCTGTCTGAAACAGCAGAGAACAATAGTCTTCGTGTATTTGATGCTATAACCCTTGTCCAAGAACCTCCTGTGGTTGTATTAGAG TGGACTGCAAGTCCCACAGCTGATATGTATGCAGATGCTGTGATGAAGGTGATTCTGAAGGCCCAGGACTTGGACAACTCTTCTGTTTCTGTGCCAACAAACATGAATCCAACCTTTGACAAGATGCATTTCAAA GAATGCCTTATAGAACTTTTGCAAGAAATGTTTGGAGAGGAATCTGTTCCGAAGATCTTCAAAGGTGAAAAACTTTATGTAACAGTTAACAATGTAAAGGCAAACATTGACCTGTCAGTTATG AAAGTATCATGTGAAAGTGAAAAACTGCAAAGAATAGTACAAACTGCTGTTACAAAGTTGTATGAATCCCTGGCACCTGTAACTGCAGCTGTTTAG